Proteins from a genomic interval of Pseudomonas asplenii:
- the tldD gene encoding metalloprotease TldD: MSELLSSVSEHLLAPGGVTIENLQSVLGDLAGPGIDAADLYFQGQISESWALEDGIVKEGSFNLDQGVGVRAQSGEKTGFAYSNAITLEALGAAARAARSISRAGQNGRVQAFTSRDVAQLYAPDNPLDVMSRAEKVELLKRIDVATRALDPRIQQVSVSMAGVWERILVASTDGGLAADVRPLVRFNVSVIVEQNGRRERGGHGGGGRTDYRYFLSEDRAMGYAREALRQALVNLEAVPAPAGTLPVVLGSGWSGVLLHEAVGHGLEGDFNRKGSSAYSGRMGERVASSLCTIVDDGTLAGRRGSLSVDDEGTPTECTTLIENGVLKGYMQDKLNARLMGVARTGNGRRESYAHLPMPRMTNTYMLGGESDPAEIIASVKKGIYCANLGGGQVDITSGKFVFSTSEAYLIEDGKITAPVKGATLIGNGPEAMSRVSMVGNDLALDSGVGTCGKDGQSVPVGVGQPTLKIDAITVGGTGA, from the coding sequence ATGAGCGAGTTGTTGTCCTCAGTCAGCGAACACCTGTTGGCGCCGGGTGGCGTGACCATCGAAAACCTTCAATCGGTCCTGGGTGACCTGGCCGGGCCTGGCATCGACGCCGCCGACCTGTATTTCCAGGGACAGATTTCCGAGTCCTGGGCGCTTGAAGACGGCATCGTCAAGGAAGGCAGCTTCAACCTTGACCAGGGTGTCGGCGTGCGGGCGCAGTCCGGTGAAAAAACCGGTTTCGCCTACAGCAACGCGATCACTCTCGAAGCGCTGGGCGCAGCCGCACGCGCGGCCCGCTCGATTTCCCGTGCCGGGCAGAACGGTCGGGTGCAGGCGTTCACTTCCCGGGATGTGGCGCAACTCTATGCGCCGGACAACCCGCTGGATGTCATGAGCCGCGCGGAAAAGGTCGAGTTGCTCAAGCGTATCGACGTTGCCACTCGTGCCCTGGATCCGCGTATCCAGCAGGTTTCGGTGAGCATGGCAGGTGTCTGGGAACGCATCCTGGTGGCTTCCACCGACGGTGGCCTGGCGGCGGATGTGCGCCCGCTGGTGCGATTCAACGTCAGCGTGATCGTCGAGCAGAACGGTCGCCGCGAACGCGGTGGGCATGGTGGTGGCGGACGTACCGACTATCGCTATTTCCTCAGCGAGGACCGCGCCATGGGTTATGCCCGCGAGGCCTTGCGCCAGGCGCTGGTCAACCTCGAAGCGGTTCCCGCCCCGGCTGGTACGCTGCCGGTGGTGCTCGGTTCCGGTTGGTCCGGGGTGCTGCTGCATGAAGCGGTCGGGCACGGCCTGGAGGGCGATTTCAACCGCAAGGGCAGTTCGGCCTACAGCGGCCGGATGGGTGAACGGGTTGCTTCGAGCCTGTGCACCATCGTCGACGATGGCACCCTGGCTGGTCGTCGCGGTTCGCTGAGTGTCGATGACGAAGGCACCCCGACCGAGTGCACCACGCTGATCGAGAACGGTGTGCTCAAGGGCTACATGCAGGACAAACTCAATGCCCGTCTGATGGGCGTGGCCCGGACCGGTAACGGCCGCCGTGAATCCTACGCGCACCTGCCGATGCCACGCATGACCAACACCTACATGCTCGGTGGCGAGAGCGATCCGGCGGAAATCATCGCGTCGGTGAAGAAAGGCATCTACTGCGCCAACCTGGGGGGCGGTCAGGTCGATATCACCAGTGGCAAATTCGTGTTCTCCACCAGCGAGGCCTACCTGATAGAAGACGGCAAGATTACCGCGCCGGTCAAGGGCGCGACGCTGATCGGCAACGGCCCGGAAGCCATGAGCCGGGTTTCGATGGTTGGTAACGATCTGGCGTTGGACAGTGGTGTGGGGACGTGTGGCAAGGATGGGCAGTCGGTGCCGGTGGGTGTCGGCCAACCGACCCTGAAGATCGACGCGATCACCGTGGGTGGCACGGGCGCGTAA
- a CDS encoding carbon-nitrogen hydrolase family protein — translation MTLSVIQMVSQDEVLANLTQARRLLEQAAEGGARLAVLPENFAAMGRRDVAAIGRAEALGEGPILPWLKQVARDLRLWIVAGTLPLPPSDQPDAKANACSLLVDDQGETVARYDKLHLFDVDVADNRGRYRESDDYAHGSRVVVADTPVGRLGLSVCYDLRFPELYSELRRAGAELITAPSAFTSVTGAAHWEVLIRARAIETQCYLLAAAQGGVHPGPRETFGHAAIVDPWGRIVAERDQGEAVLLAERDSNEQASIRARMPVANHRRFFSQGAQRPASQ, via the coding sequence ATGACTTTATCCGTCATCCAGATGGTCAGCCAGGACGAGGTTCTGGCCAACCTGACCCAGGCTCGCCGCCTGCTTGAGCAGGCCGCCGAAGGGGGCGCACGGTTGGCGGTGTTGCCGGAAAACTTCGCGGCCATGGGCCGCCGTGATGTTGCGGCGATCGGTCGGGCCGAAGCGCTGGGCGAAGGGCCGATTCTGCCATGGTTGAAACAGGTCGCCCGCGACCTCAGGTTATGGATCGTGGCGGGTACCCTGCCTTTGCCACCGAGCGATCAGCCGGATGCCAAGGCCAACGCTTGCTCGTTGCTGGTCGATGACCAGGGCGAGACGGTCGCCCGTTACGACAAGCTGCACCTGTTCGATGTGGACGTGGCGGACAATCGGGGTCGTTATCGTGAATCCGACGACTATGCTCATGGTAGCCGGGTGGTGGTCGCCGATACGCCGGTGGGGCGCCTGGGCCTGAGCGTATGCTACGACCTGCGCTTTCCCGAGTTGTACAGCGAACTGCGGCGGGCCGGTGCCGAACTGATCACCGCGCCCTCGGCTTTCACCTCGGTGACCGGCGCTGCGCATTGGGAAGTGCTGATTCGTGCCCGGGCCATCGAGACCCAGTGTTACCTGCTGGCGGCGGCCCAGGGTGGCGTGCACCCCGGACCACGCGAGACCTTCGGGCATGCGGCGATTGTCGATCCGTGGGGACGTATCGTCGCCGAACGCGATCAAGGCGAAGCGGTGCTGCTGGCCGAGCGCGACAGCAATGAACAGGCGTCTATCCGGGCGCGAATGCCGGTGGCCAATCACCGGCGCTTTTTCTCGCAGGGCGCGCAGCGACCTGCATCGCAATGA
- the yjgA gene encoding ribosome biogenesis factor YjgA has protein sequence MVDSYDDSLDGEKSKSQVKRELHALVDLGERLTTLKPDLLAKLPLTDGLRRALADAPKHTANIARKRHILFIGKLMRDQDIDAIQVVLDQVDASTKQYNERFHNLERWRDRLITGNDDVLEKFVGEYPEADRQQLRSLIRQAQHELAHNKPPASSRKVFKYIRDLDDTHRGLR, from the coding sequence ATGGTTGATTCTTACGACGACTCCCTCGATGGGGAGAAAAGCAAATCCCAGGTCAAACGCGAGCTGCATGCTCTGGTTGATCTCGGCGAGCGACTTACCACACTCAAGCCTGACCTGCTGGCAAAACTGCCACTGACCGACGGCTTGCGCCGTGCCTTGGCCGATGCGCCGAAGCACACCGCGAACATCGCGCGTAAACGGCACATCCTGTTCATCGGCAAGCTGATGCGCGACCAGGACATCGACGCCATCCAGGTGGTCCTCGACCAGGTCGACGCGTCCACCAAGCAGTACAACGAACGCTTCCACAACCTCGAGCGCTGGCGTGATCGCCTGATCACCGGCAACGACGATGTGCTGGAAAAGTTCGTCGGCGAATATCCCGAAGCGGACCGCCAGCAACTGCGCTCTCTGATCCGTCAGGCCCAGCACGAGCTGGCACACAACAAGCCACCGGCTTCCAGCCGTAAAGTCTTCAAGTACATCCGGGATCTGGACGATACCCACCGCGGTCTGCGTTGA
- a CDS encoding FagA protein: MSSVLHEQPYLDSWRWMSRQVRCALLPDEPRLIDHYLAEGRYLACCTPTSPWTIAETALRLLLDTATDTALPWHWRSLCLDQAWRPLRDLERLALCNCRRRRWQRFAWQLANCSLLPSIPLTELVQGFPDE, translated from the coding sequence ATGAGTTCTGTCTTGCATGAGCAACCCTATCTGGACAGCTGGCGCTGGATGAGTCGCCAGGTCCGCTGTGCGCTGCTGCCGGACGAGCCCCGGCTGATCGATCATTACCTCGCCGAAGGCCGCTATCTGGCCTGCTGCACACCCACTTCGCCCTGGACCATCGCCGAAACCGCCTTGCGCCTGTTGCTCGACACAGCCACCGACACCGCGTTGCCCTGGCACTGGCGTTCGTTATGCCTGGACCAGGCCTGGCGACCGCTGCGTGACCTGGAGCGCCTGGCGTTATGCAACTGTCGGCGGCGGCGCTGGCAACGCTTTGCCTGGCAATTGGCGAACTGTTCGCTGCTGCCTTCCATTCCCCTGACTGAACTGGTGCAAGGATTTCCCGATGAGTAA
- the pmbA gene encoding metalloprotease PmbA: MSAAQSVGPQALPVLQEQVEQILAEARRQGASACEVAVSVEQGLSTSVRQREVETVEFNRDQGFGITLYLGQRKGSASTSASGAEAIRETVAAALAIARHTSEDECSGLADAALMAKEIKDFDLFHEWNITPEQAIERALICEAAAFEADSRIKNADGTTLSTSQGCRVYGNSHGFIAGSASTRHSLSCVMIAEGEGQMQRDYWYDVNRQGELLVDAVSIGRKAAQRAASRLGARPVPTCEVPVLFSAELAGGLFGSFLSAISGGNLYRKSSFLEGALGQRLFPEWLTIDERPHLMRAMSSSSFDSDGLATYAKPFVENGTLVSYILGTYSGRKLGLPSTANAGGVHNLFVTHGVEDQDALIRRMGRGLLVTELMGHGLNMVTGDYSRGAAGFWVENGEIQFPVQEVTIAGNMRDMFKQIVAVGSDLELRSNIRTGSVLIERMTVAGS; encoded by the coding sequence ATGAGCGCAGCACAAAGCGTTGGCCCGCAGGCTCTGCCGGTCCTGCAGGAGCAGGTCGAGCAGATTCTTGCCGAAGCCAGGCGCCAGGGGGCCAGTGCCTGTGAGGTGGCGGTGTCCGTGGAGCAGGGGCTGTCGACGTCGGTACGCCAGCGGGAAGTGGAAACGGTCGAGTTCAACCGTGACCAGGGTTTTGGCATCACCTTGTATCTCGGGCAACGCAAGGGCTCGGCCAGCACTTCGGCCAGCGGCGCCGAAGCCATTCGCGAGACCGTTGCCGCTGCGTTGGCTATCGCTCGGCACACGTCCGAGGATGAGTGTTCCGGGTTGGCCGATGCAGCCCTGATGGCCAAGGAGATCAAGGATTTCGACCTGTTCCATGAATGGAACATCACCCCCGAGCAGGCCATCGAGCGGGCACTGATTTGCGAGGCGGCGGCTTTCGAGGCTGACAGCCGGATCAAGAACGCCGACGGCACCACCCTGAGCACCTCCCAAGGGTGCCGGGTCTACGGTAACAGCCATGGTTTCATCGCCGGGTCCGCGTCGACGCGCCACAGCCTCAGTTGCGTGATGATCGCCGAAGGTGAGGGGCAGATGCAGCGTGACTACTGGTACGACGTCAATCGCCAGGGCGAGTTGCTGGTCGATGCTGTCAGTATTGGTCGCAAGGCCGCGCAGCGGGCGGCCAGCCGCCTGGGCGCGCGCCCGGTTCCGACCTGCGAAGTGCCGGTGCTGTTTTCGGCGGAACTGGCCGGAGGCCTGTTCGGTAGCTTCCTGTCGGCGATTTCCGGCGGCAACCTGTACCGCAAGTCTTCGTTCCTCGAGGGGGCGCTGGGGCAGCGGTTGTTCCCGGAGTGGCTGACCATCGATGAGCGCCCGCACCTGATGCGCGCCATGAGCAGTTCGTCCTTCGATAGCGATGGTCTGGCCACCTATGCCAAGCCGTTCGTCGAGAACGGCACGCTGGTGTCCTATATTCTGGGGACCTATTCGGGGCGCAAGTTGGGGCTGCCGAGTACCGCCAACGCCGGCGGCGTGCACAACCTGTTCGTCACCCACGGGGTCGAGGACCAGGATGCGCTGATCCGCCGGATGGGACGCGGCCTGCTGGTGACTGAACTGATGGGCCATGGTCTGAACATGGTGACCGGCGATTACTCGCGCGGTGCGGCAGGTTTCTGGGTCGAGAATGGCGAGATCCAGTTCCCGGTCCAGGAAGTGACCATTGCCGGCAACATGCGCGACATGTTCAAGCAGATCGTCGCCGTTGGCAGCGATCTCGAACTGCGCAGCAATATCCGCACCGGCTCGGTGCTGATCGAACGGATGACCGTCGCCGGTAGCTGA
- a CDS encoding YhdP family protein, whose translation MERLSRFVAALTRWGLGSCGLLLVLLALYVSLGRQFVPLIAEYRADVEAKAQAALGMPLSIGSLEGRWSGLAPVLSAHDVMVGAGPSALRLDHVEVIPDIRASLLARELRIARLEVGGLKLDLRQGEDGQWALEGLPRQDDQPLDPEQLLTRLQMVAQLSVLDSQLTLEPYGESPLTLTYVGLNLRTGPSRQRLDLRLTLPDGQPLALNLTTRLRPSDWRNASADAYLSLPQSDWSRWLPASLIGQWKIAEFKAGGEFWLKWADGTVQSAVARLNAPQFRGGYADRKPAKIENLALNAYLQRNEQGFSLLLDSLAMNLGQTRWESHLQLQQSAATDKSAEVWHVQADRLDLTPITPLLDSLAPLPEGLATVIDHLKVTGALRNVLLDYRPQETGDRRLSFEANLERVGFDAYHGAPAARNVTGSISGDLGQGELRMDSKDFSLFLYPIFNKPWQYLQANARLTWKLDQQGFTLIAPYIKVLGEEGKIAADFLIRLHFAQEQEDYMDLRVGLVDGDGRFTPKYLPAVLSPSLDEWLRTAILHGAVDQGFFQYQGSLNHDALAAARNISLFFKVHDAELAFQPGWPHVSKVNGDVFIEDSGVRINASKGQLLDTAVSDVMVNIPHSTAGKAPHLHLDGNFAGSLGDGLKILQEAPIGTGPTFAGWQGDGNLQGKVKLDVPLEKGDEPKVLVDFATDQAHLKLADPSLDLTQLKGNFRFDSDKGLSGDGISAQVFDRPITAQISADGKPGNLSTRVTAKGQVAIKKLSDWLGVSQPLPVSGDLPYQLQLNLNGADSQLMINSNLKGVAVDLPAPFGMPASQGRDSVFRMTLQGAERRYWFGYGELANFTFAAPSGKLADGRGELFLGDGDAQLPTIKGLRVRGVLSELDLEPWKAVVDRYAGQDPGGNARQLLSSADFRVGTLSGFGTRFDQVSLQMARSATAWGLLIDSQQAKGSVTLPDTKGAPIGVKLAYVRLPAPDPSVVADENAPDPLASVDPRQIPALDISVDQLFQGQDLVGAWSLKVRPTPKGIQLNDLNLGLKGMQLQGNGGWEGAPGSSGSWLNGRLEGKNLADVLKAWSFAPTVTSDDFHLDVDGRWPGSPAWVGLKRFSGNLDATLRKGQFVEVEGGAQALRVFGLLNFNSIGRRLRLDFSDLLGKGLSYDRVKGLLVASDGVYVTREPIVLTGPSSNLELNGTLDMVADRVDAKLLVTLPVTNNLPIAALIVGAPAIGGALFLIDKLIGDRVARFASVRYSVTGPWKEPKITFEKPFEKSK comes from the coding sequence ATGGAGCGTTTGTCGCGCTTTGTTGCCGCGTTGACCCGTTGGGGCTTGGGTAGCTGTGGGTTGCTGCTGGTGCTGCTGGCCTTGTACGTCAGCCTGGGGCGGCAATTCGTCCCGCTGATAGCCGAATATCGCGCCGATGTCGAAGCCAAGGCACAGGCCGCCCTGGGCATGCCATTGTCCATCGGTAGCCTTGAGGGGCGCTGGAGCGGCTTGGCACCGGTGTTGTCGGCCCATGATGTGATGGTCGGTGCTGGCCCATCGGCCCTGCGTCTGGACCATGTAGAGGTGATCCCGGATATCCGCGCCAGCCTGCTGGCCCGTGAACTGCGGATCGCTCGTCTTGAGGTCGGTGGGTTGAAGCTCGATCTCAGGCAGGGTGAGGATGGGCAATGGGCCCTCGAAGGACTGCCGCGCCAGGACGATCAGCCGCTGGACCCCGAGCAGTTGCTCACGCGCCTGCAGATGGTCGCGCAACTGTCGGTGCTCGACAGCCAGTTGACCCTCGAACCGTATGGCGAGTCGCCGTTGACCCTGACCTATGTCGGTCTGAACCTGCGCACCGGCCCGAGTCGCCAGCGCCTCGACCTGCGTCTGACCCTGCCCGACGGCCAGCCGTTGGCGCTGAACCTGACGACCCGCCTTCGGCCCAGTGACTGGCGCAATGCTTCGGCCGATGCCTATCTGAGCCTGCCGCAGAGTGACTGGTCACGCTGGTTGCCGGCGAGCCTGATCGGCCAATGGAAGATTGCCGAGTTCAAGGCCGGCGGCGAATTCTGGTTGAAGTGGGCCGACGGCACGGTGCAAAGCGCTGTAGCGCGACTCAATGCCCCGCAATTTCGCGGCGGTTACGCCGATCGCAAGCCGGCGAAGATCGAGAACCTGGCGCTCAACGCCTATCTGCAGCGCAATGAACAGGGCTTCAGCCTGTTGCTCGATTCGTTGGCGATGAACCTGGGGCAGACTCGCTGGGAGTCTCATCTGCAGTTGCAGCAGAGTGCCGCGACTGACAAAAGTGCTGAGGTGTGGCACGTGCAGGCCGATCGCCTGGACCTGACGCCGATCACGCCACTGCTCGACAGCCTGGCGCCGTTGCCGGAGGGGCTGGCGACCGTGATCGACCATCTGAAGGTCACCGGTGCCTTGCGCAATGTACTGCTCGATTACCGTCCACAGGAAACCGGCGACCGCCGCCTGAGCTTCGAGGCCAACCTGGAGCGTGTCGGCTTCGATGCCTACCATGGCGCGCCTGCGGCGCGAAACGTCACCGGAAGCATCAGCGGCGACCTGGGCCAGGGTGAGCTGCGCATGGACAGCAAGGACTTCTCGCTGTTCCTGTACCCGATCTTCAACAAGCCCTGGCAGTACCTGCAGGCCAATGCCCGGCTGACCTGGAAGCTCGACCAGCAGGGTTTCACCCTGATCGCGCCGTACATCAAGGTGTTGGGCGAGGAGGGCAAGATCGCCGCCGACTTCCTGATCCGCCTGCATTTTGCCCAGGAGCAGGAAGACTACATGGACCTGCGTGTCGGCCTGGTTGACGGTGACGGTCGCTTCACGCCCAAGTACCTGCCGGCGGTCCTGAGCCCGTCCCTCGACGAATGGCTGCGTACCGCGATCCTCCACGGCGCCGTCGACCAGGGTTTCTTCCAGTACCAGGGCTCGTTGAATCACGATGCCCTGGCCGCTGCGCGCAACATCAGCCTGTTCTTCAAGGTGCACGACGCCGAGCTGGCCTTCCAGCCGGGCTGGCCGCATGTCAGCAAGGTCAACGGTGATGTCTTCATCGAGGACAGCGGGGTGCGGATCAACGCCAGCAAAGGACAGTTGCTCGACACCGCCGTCAGCGACGTGATGGTCAACATCCCGCACTCGACCGCAGGCAAGGCGCCGCACCTGCACCTCGACGGCAATTTTGCCGGTAGCCTCGGCGATGGCCTGAAGATTCTCCAGGAGGCACCGATCGGCACCGGTCCGACCTTTGCCGGCTGGCAGGGCGACGGCAACCTGCAGGGCAAGGTAAAACTGGATGTTCCGCTGGAAAAGGGTGACGAGCCCAAGGTGTTGGTGGATTTCGCCACTGATCAGGCGCACCTGAAACTGGCCGACCCGAGCCTGGACCTGACTCAGCTCAAGGGCAATTTCCGCTTTGACAGCGACAAGGGCCTCAGTGGCGACGGGATCAGCGCCCAGGTGTTCGACCGACCGATCACCGCGCAGATCAGCGCCGACGGCAAGCCTGGCAACCTCAGCACCCGGGTGACTGCCAAGGGGCAGGTGGCAATCAAGAAGCTTTCCGATTGGCTGGGTGTCAGCCAGCCGCTGCCGGTTTCCGGCGACCTGCCTTATCAGTTGCAGTTGAACCTCAATGGCGCCGACAGCCAACTGATGATCAACTCCAACCTCAAGGGTGTTGCAGTCGACCTGCCTGCCCCCTTCGGCATGCCGGCGAGCCAGGGGCGTGACAGCGTGTTCCGCATGACCCTGCAGGGCGCCGAGCGACGTTACTGGTTCGGTTATGGCGAGTTGGCGAACTTCACCTTCGCCGCGCCGAGCGGCAAGCTGGCAGACGGTCGCGGCGAACTGTTCCTCGGCGATGGCGATGCACAGTTGCCGACGATCAAGGGGCTGCGCGTGCGTGGCGTGCTCTCCGAGCTGGATCTGGAGCCGTGGAAGGCGGTGGTCGACCGTTATGCCGGCCAGGACCCGGGCGGCAATGCCAGGCAATTGCTCAGCAGTGCGGACTTCCGGGTGGGCACGCTCAGCGGTTTCGGTACCCGGTTCGATCAGGTGAGCCTGCAGATGGCCCGTAGTGCGACGGCCTGGGGATTGTTGATCGACAGCCAGCAGGCCAAGGGCAGCGTGACCCTGCCGGATACCAAGGGCGCTCCCATCGGCGTCAAGCTGGCTTATGTCCGGCTGCCGGCCCCGGACCCGAGCGTGGTCGCCGACGAGAATGCCCCGGACCCCTTGGCCTCGGTGGACCCGCGGCAGATTCCGGCGCTGGATATCAGCGTCGATCAATTGTTCCAGGGCCAGGACCTGGTGGGTGCCTGGTCGCTGAAAGTCCGCCCGACGCCCAAAGGTATTCAGCTCAATGATCTCAACCTGGGCCTCAAGGGCATGCAGTTGCAGGGTAATGGCGGCTGGGAGGGGGCGCCCGGCAGCAGTGGCAGTTGGCTCAACGGACGCCTGGAAGGCAAGAACCTGGCTGACGTGCTCAAGGCCTGGAGTTTCGCGCCGACCGTGACCAGTGATGATTTCCACCTCGATGTCGACGGTCGCTGGCCCGGCTCGCCGGCCTGGGTCGGGCTCAAACGGTTCTCCGGCAACCTGGATGCCACCCTGCGCAAGGGACAGTTCGTCGAGGTCGAGGGCGGCGCCCAGGCGCTGCGGGTATTCGGTCTGCTGAACTTCAACTCCATTGGTCGCCGCCTGCGCCTGGACTTTTCCGACTTGCTCGGGAAAGGCCTGAGCTATGACCGGGTCAAGGGGTTGCTGGTGGCCAGTGACGGTGTGTACGTGACCCGCGAGCCGATCGTGCTGACCGGGCCATCGAGCAACCTTGAACTCAATGGCACCTTGGACATGGTCGCTGACCGTGTCGATGCCAAGTTGCTGGTGACCCTGCCGGTGACCAACAACCTGCCGATCGCTGCGCTGATCGTCGGAGCGCCGGCCATCGGTGGTGCCCTGTTCCTCATCGACAAGCTGATCGGTGACCGCGTCGCACGGTTTGCCAGTGTGAGGTACAGCGTCACCGGGCCGTGGAAAGAACCGAAAATCACCTTCGAAAAGCCTTTTGAAAAATCCAAGTAG